In Salmo trutta chromosome 37, fSalTru1.1, whole genome shotgun sequence, the following proteins share a genomic window:
- the tmc4 gene encoding transmembrane channel-like protein 7, translating to MEFSELQRQSSTIAHGYHGAQQLVRLRSKSVVSNQNGPQFNWGSPPSEGGEEGDSGPPKDLRERPMTMRLKRAIREVQQMRVPVVTSWQSWKRSKAKSLSRFRADAGGVMSYVALWRKALHKIGGHFGGGVQSYFMFLRFLVVLNFLSFLLIAGFILIPSIVFRSTSTSNMTVDSTGPEVCKVYDPNLQGLVVFYQYFLDLLSGTGFMEYSYMFYGYYNNTVAESSGFHYNLPLAYLLTSVFYFAFCLICIVTRMGSALRVAVATGSGAAGSYSKMVFTGWDYGCQGDRATKLKQKSIHYQLQVDLEEERLQKKALSLTLGQTVGLCSLRIFLMLISLTLIGGAFFGIFKATVFSQAQVGAEGILGLFWVYLPSIVITTGNFVVPFMCDQIALFERYSPSTTIIMALFRSVFLRMISLGVLLFTLWSQITCFKDSPKCELCQYNNKEYPCWETRVGQEMYKLALFDFLITIAMLFLVEFPRRLFVDHYSCALTRWVGRQEFLVPPNVLGLVYGQTVVWTGALFCPLLPLINTLKFFILFYCKKVTLFSNCRPAVKTFRSTTSTIFFLVVLLFGWGLALVAMIYSLAQIHPSMSCGPFRSLTMMWSIVPNTFYTLSLTTQDFIFYMGSQAFSIPLFIFSCVVLCYVAALAAVYGKSVDLLKAQLKLEGRDKQFLVKQIEELSREMGVPTRDQLETFDTGAAN from the exons ATGGAGTTCAGTGAGCTACAAAGACAGAGCTCCACTATAG CCCACGGTTACCATGGTGCCCAGCAGTTGGTGAGGTTACGGAGTAAGTCTGTAGTGTCCAATCAGAATGGCCCTCAGTTCAACTGGGGTTCTCCCCCCtcggaggggggagaggagggtgactCGGGTCCCCCTAAGGACCTCAGAGAGCGGCCTATGACCATGCGCCTAAAGAGAGCGATACG GGAGGTGCAACAGATGCGTGTGCCTGTGGTGACTAGCTGGCAGTCATGGAAGAGGAGCAAGGCCAAGTCCCTGAGCAGGTTCAGAGCAGATGCAGGGGGAGTCATGTCCTATGTAGCTCTGTGGAGAAAGGCTCTGCATAAGATAGGAG GCCACTTTGGCGGTGGTGTCCAGTCCTACTTCATGTTCCTGCGCTTCCTGGTGGTGCTCAACTTCCTGTCGTTCTTGCTGATTGCTGGGTTCATCCTCATCCCCAGTATCGTGTTCAGATCCACCAGCACCAGTAACATGACAGTGGACAGCACTG gtccagAGGTGTGTAAGGTCTATGATCCAAATCTTCAAGGTCTGGTGGTGTTTTACCAGTACTTCCTGGACTTACTCTCTGGAACG GGTTTCATGGAGTACTCCTACATGTTCTATGGTTACTATAACAACACCGTGGCAGAGAGCAGTGGCTTCCACTACAACCTGCCCCTGGCCTACCTCCTCACCTCCGTCTTCTACTTCGCCTTCTGTCTCATCTGTATCGTCACACG CATGGGGAGCGCACTTCGCGTTGCTGTGGCAACAGGCAGCGGTGCTGCCGGCAGTTACAGCAAGATGGTGTTCACTGGCTGGGACTACGGTTGCCAGGGAGACCGGGCCACCAAACTCAAACAGAAAAGCATCCACTACCAGCTACAG gtggacctggaggaggagaggctaCAGAAAAAGGCTTTGTCTCTAACCTTAGGTCAGACAGTGGGTCTGTGTTCTCTACGCATCTTCCTCATGCTCATCTCCCTCACCCTCATAGGAGGAGCTTTCTTTGGCATCTTCAAGGCTACTGTCTTCAGCCAG GCACAGGTTGGAGCAGAGGGCATTCTGGGCCTGTTCTGGGTTTACCTTCCTTCCATCGTCATCACAACAGGAAACTTTGTTGTGCCCTTCATGTGTGACCAGATAGCCCTGTTTGAGAGATATTCTCCTAGTACCACCATCATCATGGCActgttcag GTCAGTGTTTCTGCGTATGATAAGTTTGGGAGTGCTGCTGTTTACTCTGTGGAGTCAGATCACCTGCTTTAAAGACAGTCCAAAATGTGAGCTctgccagtacaacaacaaggaATATCCG TGCTGGGAGACGCGTGTGGGACAGGAGATGTACAAACTGGCCTTGTTTGACTTCCTCATTACCATCGCCATGCTTTTCCTGGTGGAGTTTCCACGCAG GTTGTTTGTGGACCACTACTCCTGTGCACTGACCCGGTGGGTAGGTCGTCAGGAGTTCTTGGTGCCTCCCAATGTGCTGGGTCTGGTCTACGGTCAGACAGTGGTGTGGACTGGAGCTCTGTTCTGCCCTCTGCTGCCTCTCATCAACACACTCAAGTTCTTCATCCTCTTCTACTGCAAGAAG GTCACTCTGTTTTCTAACTGTCGTCCGGCGGTGAAGACGTTCcgctccaccacctccaccatctTCTTCCTGGTGGTGTTGCTGTTCGGCTGGGGCCTCGCCCTCGTCGCCATGATCTACAGCCTGGCCCA GATCCATCCCTCTATGAGCTGTGGTCCGTTCCGCTCTCTCACTATGATGTGGAGTATCGTTCCCAACACCTTCTACACTCTCTCCCTGACAACACAGGACTTCATCTTCTACATGGGCTCCCAggccttctccatccctctcttcatctTCTCCTG TGTGGTGCTGTGTTACGTAGCAGCTCTAGCCGCAGTCTATGGGAAGAGTGTTGATCTGCTAAAGGCCCAGCTTAAACTG GAGGGACGTGATAAGCAGTTCCTGGTCAAGCAGATTGAAGAGCTGAGTAGAGAGATGGGGGTTCCAACAAGGGACCAATTGGAAACATTTGACACTGGTGCAGCAAACTGA